One Ilumatobacter fluminis genomic window, CGTCGACGCCGCCGGAATCTGCCCGAGGTTGCCGAGTCCGTTCGCGCCCCAACACTCGACGGAGCTGTCGGCGAGGCGGACACACACCGTGCCCGCGTGGGCGTCGATGTCGGTCGCCGTCGAGATGCGCGACACGACGACCGGGGTCGACGTCGACTGCCCAGTCCCGTCGCCCAGTCGGCCGTCGGCGCCGAGCCCCCAACACACCACCGCCCCGGTCGACCGGAGTGCGCACGAGAAGTCGACTCCGGACGCCACTTCGGTGGCATCGCTGATGCCCGTGATCTGGACGGGGACATCCGAACTCGATCCGCCGACTGCGCCGGCGTAGTTGTAGCCCCAGCACCACACGGTGCCGTCGCTCTTCTGGGCGCAGTTGTGGTTGCTCCCGGCGGCGATCGTCTCGACGCCGGTCAAGCCGGTGACGGCGACGCTGGTCGGGGAATCGGTGTCGTCTCCGTTGCCGAGCTTGCCGTTCCAGTTGCGTCCGACGCAGCGGACCGTGTCGTCGGCGAGCAGCACGCAGGTGTGGTTCTGGCCGGCGGTGACGTGCGTCGCGGTGCTGATCCCGGTCATCGCCGCCGGCGTCGTCTCGGTGAAGCTCGTCGTCCCACGCCCGAGCTGGCCGTGGTCGTTGCGGCCGGCGCACTCGACGGTTCCGTCGGTGAGCGCAGCGCAGTAGAAGTCGTTGCCGATGCTGACATCGGCAGCCTTCGTCGACAGGTCGACGGTGGCGACCGGCGGGAAGCACGAGAACGTGCCGTCGCCGTCGATCGCGCAGGCCGGGTCGACCTGCTGGCCGCCGCCGCCGCCGTCGAGGACCTCGATCCCCGACAGACCGGCCACCGTCGTCGGGCCGGTCTGAGTGCTGTACAGCTGGCCCCAGCAGGTGACATCGCCGTCGTCGACCGAACACGCGAAGCCCTGTCCGACGGCGACGCTGTCCGCGCTGACGCCGGGCACCACGACCGGCGTCGCCGCCGTGTCGGTCGCCAGCGACGGATCGCCGAGCTGGCCGCCGGTGTTCGATCCCCAGCACCACGCCGAACCAGTGCCCGAGGCGACGCACGAATGGCCGGCCCCGCTGCTGATGTCGACGACGTCGAACGGCGGCTCGATCTCGACGGGGGAGACCAGGAACGGCACGCCGGCGCTCTGCATGATGGCCCCTCGATAGTTCGATCCCCAGCACCACAGGTCGCCGTCGACGTCGAGCGCGCACGTGGAGACGGACATGACTTCGATCTGAGCGATCTCGGGCAGGCCCGGCACCTGGAGCGGGGCCGAACTGGCAGAACCGCCACCGCTGGCGCCGGTGCCGAGCTGCCCGAAGTCGCCGGCGCCCCAGCACCACACCGTCCCCGACCCGGTCAGTGCACAGACGTGGCTCTGCTCAGTCGCGACCTGGACCACGTCGGTGAGGCCGGCGATCGGGTTCGGGGCGTGTACGAAGCCACCGGCCGGATCGATGCCGGCCTTGCCGAACGAATTGTTGCCCCAGCACGACACCGTGCCGCCGGCGTGTCGCAGACAGGTGAAGAACTGGGCCGCCGAGATCTCGACCGCGTCGGTCACGCCCGACACCTGGACGATGCCCGATCCGCCGCCCGGACCGTCGCCGAGCTGACCGCTGCTGTCGTTGCCCCAGCAGTAGGCCTCGCCGGTCGCGACGACCGCACAACTGTGGGTGTAGCCGGCCGACACGTCGATCACGTCGGACAACGGGATCTGGACGGGTGACGTGGCGTCACTCCCCGGGGTACCGGTGGCGGCTCCCTGGTTGTTGGCTCCCCAGCACCAGATGTCGCCGCTGTCGTCACGCGCACAGGTGATGCCGAAGCCGGCGGATACCTCGACGATGTCGGTGAGTCCCGGCACGGCCACGGGCGTGGCACCACCCGGGGCGATCGGATCGCCGAGCGCACCCCGGCCGTTGTCGCCCCAGCACTCGATCGTTGCGTCGTTCAGAACGGCGCAGGTGTGTTCGTCGCCGGCGCTGATCGAGACCGCCGACTCGGCTCGGGCCACCGGTTCGGGGCCCGAGAACTGGACGACCACCGTGGCGGCGATCGTTCCCAACACCATCATCAGGGCCATGAACCGGCCCCGCCGACTCGCTCCGCTCGTTTCCATGCGACGAGCCGACCATGCGGCCGTGAACCGGCCGTGAACGGGTCGGTGGGGGAGCGGGTCGTGGGCGTGGCACACTCGTCGTCGTGACCCATGATCTGCCCGCGCTGCCGCCCGAACGGGGCATGTTCGCCAACCGCACGCTCAACCTGCGTTCGGTGGAGGCGATCGGGTACGACATGGACTACACGCTGATCCCGTATCGCACCGACGAGTGGGAGGCGGCCGCGTTCGCCCACGCCGGCATCGAGCTCGGGCGGCACGGCGTGAACGTGGAGGGCCTGCACTTCGAGCCCGACGCCTACATCCAAGGGCTCGTGATCGACCTCGATCTCGGCAACCTGCTCAAGGCCACCCGATTCGGCTACGTCATCCAGGGCACACACGGCACCACCCGGCTGTCGTTCGACGAACTCCGGCGTGCCTACTCCGACGTCGTGGTCGACCTGGCCGAGCCGAGGTTCCGGTTCCTCAACACCCTGTTCTCCATCTCGGAGGCGTCGCTCTACGCCCAGCTCGTCGACCGCCTCGACGCCGGCGAGCTGATGACGAGCGAGCGGGCGGCGCCGATGGGGTACGACGAGCTGTACCGGCTCGTGTCGGGGTCGATCGACAAGGTGCACCAGACCGGCGCGCTGAAGTCGGAGATCATCAGCAACCCCGACCGGTTCTGCTCGCTCGACGACGAGACGGCCCGCACCCTGCTCGATCAACGCCTTGCCGGCAAGCGGCTCCTGCTCATCACGAACAGCGAGTG contains:
- a CDS encoding RCC1 domain-containing protein — protein: METSGASRRGRFMALMMVLGTIAATVVVQFSGPEPVARAESAVSISAGDEHTCAVLNDATIECWGDNGRGALGDPIAPGGATPVAVPGLTDIVEVSAGFGITCARDDSGDIWCWGANNQGAATGTPGSDATSPVQIPLSDVIDVSAGYTHSCAVVATGEAYCWGNDSSGQLGDGPGGGSGIVQVSGVTDAVEISAAQFFTCLRHAGGTVSCWGNNSFGKAGIDPAGGFVHAPNPIAGLTDVVQVATEQSHVCALTGSGTVWCWGAGDFGQLGTGASGGGSASSAPLQVPGLPEIAQIEVMSVSTCALDVDGDLWCWGSNYRGAIMQSAGVPFLVSPVEIEPPFDVVDISSGAGHSCVASGTGSAWCWGSNTGGQLGDPSLATDTAATPVVVPGVSADSVAVGQGFACSVDDGDVTCWGQLYSTQTGPTTVAGLSGIEVLDGGGGGQQVDPACAIDGDGTFSCFPPVATVDLSTKAADVSIGNDFYCAALTDGTVECAGRNDHGQLGRGTTSFTETTPAAMTGISTATHVTAGQNHTCVLLADDTVRCVGRNWNGKLGNGDDTDSPTSVAVTGLTGVETIAAGSNHNCAQKSDGTVWCWGYNYAGAVGGSSSDVPVQITGISDATEVASGVDFSCALRSTGAVVCWGLGADGRLGDGTGQSTSTPVVVSRISTATDIDAHAGTVCVRLADSSVECWGANGLGNLGQIPAASTPVEVATAAPLATTTTSSSSSSSSSSSSSSSSSSSSSSSSSSSSSSSSSSSSSSSSSSSSSSSSSSSSSSSSSSSSSSSSSSSSSSTSSVPDSSSSTSSSTSSVPGSSTSSSSSSSSTSSTTSTVPTEPAAFTTLEPGRFADTRPIGETTDGRFRRDGRIAAGSTYEVDIAGRGDVPHDAAAVVINVTTVRSSAPGHVTVYPCTATVPSASSVNYLAGAVDPNEVIAKLSPTGALCFFSFAETDLIVDVVGFVPGDSAFVPLEPARFADSRTQDTIDGAFRDTGPVAAGSSWKVDIAGRGNVPDDAVTAVLNVTVAGAAASGHITAYPCTGTPPTASHLNYFAGTTRPNELVVRLSDDGEICLYSHASTHLIVDVVGYLEQTPRFTSIAPVRYGDTRDEDTFDGQFRDTGPIAGGTSWEVPIAGRGDVPDDATLAVLNVTAVRPAGAGHLTVYPCTPEVPNASHVNYVPGGVRPNEVIAKLDDDGNVCVYTHATTHLLIDVTGHDG